CGGTTGGTGGAGTCCGAGCAGCGGCGCGTGCGGGAGCTGGCGGCGCAAAAGGAGGCGTTCGAAGCGACGGAGCGAACCGAGCGCGCGCGGGTGGAGGCCGTCCTCGACGCCATGATCGAGGGCCTGGTGGTGCTCGATTCCGAGCGGCACATCGTCCTCGCGAACCGCGCGGCCGAGCTGATGTTCGGCTTCTCGCGCATGATGGCGGGCGGGATGTTGCTGGAGGCGATCCGTCACCACGAAGTGGACACCCTGGCGCGCCGCGCGCTCGCGGAGCCGAAGCCCATTGAGCACGAAGTCCGCATCGAGCGGCCCGAAGCGCGCATCCTCCAGATCAGCGCCGTGGCGCTGCACGACCGCACCGGCGCGACCACGGGCGCGGTGCTGGTCTTTCACGACGTCACCCGGCTGCGGCGGCTGGAATCGGTGCGGCAGGATTTCGTTGCCAACGTGAGCCACGAACTGCGCACGCCGCTCTCGATGATCAAGAGTGCGGCGGAGACGCTGATGGACGGCGGCCGCGACGATCCGGCGATCACCGGGCGTTTCCTGGAGATCATCGACCGGCATGCGAGCCGGTTGACCGTGCTGCTCGACGACCTGCTGCTGCTCTCGCGGCTGGATTCCGGGCGCGTCGGCCTCGACCTCCGGCTGGTGAACGTGCGGACCGCGGTGCAGGAGTCGGTCGACGACGCGCAGATCCTGGCGCAGGCGCGGAGCGTCACGCTGGCGAATCGCGTCGCCGGCGAACTGGTCGTGCAGGCGGATCCCGTGCGGTTGCGGCAGGTGCTCGGCAACCTCGTGGAGAACGCGATCAAGTACGGGCGCAACGGCGGCGCCGTGGAGGTCACGGGCCGGCGCGTGAGCTCGGCGATGGTCGAGATCGCGGTGCGCGATGACGGCCCGGGCATCCCGGTGGACGCGCAGCCGCGGATTTTCGAGCGGTTCTTCCGCGTGGACAAAGGCCGCTCGCGCGAACAGGGCGGCACCGGCCTCGGGCTCGCGATCGTGAAGAACGTCGTCCAGGCCCACGGCGGCGACGTGCGCGTCGAGAGCACGCCCGGCAAAGGCTCGACGTTTTTTGTCACGCTGCCGGCGACGGAGGTCGCGGGACAGACCAACGGTGTCGTCAAGCGTGGGGCAACCACGTAACGCCTCGGCGCCACGCGCGGGCGGTTTGGACGGTTTGGTCCGGGCCCGCGGCGCGATCATGGCGGTAACAAAGTCGGGGCGCCGGCGACCGAGCGTTGAGTCGGCCCCGCGGTGAGGCAGCGCGCCGCGCTTACTGCGCGATCCCGGTGGCGCGGAGCAGGTGGACCAGTCCGTAGCCGAGGAGGCCGGTGACGGGGAGCGTCAGCACCCACGCCCAGACGATGCGGCCGACGAGGCCCCATTTCACGGCGCTGAAGCGCTTGGTGGCGCCGACGCCCATGATGGAGCTGGAGATGACGTGGGTCGTCGAAACGGGGACGCCGATGCCAGAGGCGGTGTGAATGACGAGGGCGGCAGTGGTTTCGGCGGCGAAGCCGTGGACCGGCTGCAGCTTCACCATCTTGTGCCCCATGGTGCGGATGATGCGCCAGCCGCCGGCGGAGGTGCCGGCCGCGAGCGTGAACGCGCAGATGAACACGACCCACTTCGGAATCTCGAAGGCCGGGGTGTGAAGGAAATGCGCCCACGCCGGCAGGTCGTTGAACACGCCGGCGGTTGTGCCGGTGAAAAGGGCGAGGGTGACGATGCCCATGGTCTTCTGGGCGTCGTTCATGCCGTGGCTGATGCCCATGAAGGCGGCGCTGCCGAGCTGGGCCTTGCCGAAGATCATGCCGACGATGCGCGGCGTGGCTTTGCGCAGCGCCATCGTGAGGAGGAGCATCAGGAGGCCGCCGAAGACGAAGCCCAGGACGGGCGACGTGATCATCGGCAGGACGACCTTGGGCCAGAGTCCGATGTGGTGGCCGGAAGCGTCGATCGCCGACCATTTGAGCACGGCCCAGTTGTCGTGGGCGGTGGCGACGGCGGAGCCGCAGAGGCCGCCGATCAGCGCGTGGCTGGAGCTGGAGGGCAGGGCGAGCCACCAGGTCAGCAGGCCCCAGATGATCGCCGCGATGAGCGCGGTGAACACGGTCGCCATGGTGACGACCCCGGTGTCGACCAGGCCCTTGCCGATGGTCGTTGCGACCGCGGTGCCCATGAAGGCGCCGATGAGGTCGCAGGTCGCGGCCAGGGTGATGGCCTGGCGCGGCGTGAGGACTTTGGTCGAGACAACGGTGGCGATCGCGTTGGCCGCGTCGTGGAAGCCGTTGATGTACTCGAAGACGAGGGCCGCGAGGAGAACCAGCAGGAAGAAAATCATCGATTCAGGCCGGACCGGCGCGTCAGGTCGCCCGCGACGCGGAGCGTCGGAGCGAGGGGAACGGGCATCGGAGCATCGGGCGGATCACGAGTGTTTGAGGACGATCTGGACCACGACGTTGCCGGCGTTGCGGCAGCGGTCGACGGCCTGTTCGACCATCTCGTAAAGCTCCTGCAGGATGACGAGTTCCTTGGCGTCGTAGGGCCCGTTGTAGAGGTCCTTGAGGAGGCCGAGCATGACCTTGTCGGCCTCGCCTTCGGCAAATTGGAGGCGGGCGTTGGCCTCGCGGATCTTTTCGATGTGGGTGCCGCCACGGAGTTGCTTGACCATGAACTCCACGGCCTCGGCGGCCTGCATCATGAGTTCGGCCTGGCGGTGCAGCGCGGCGTGCGGCAGCCGGCCCGGGTAGATGGAGATGCGCTCCACGATCTTCTCCACCTGCTTGGGAATCCGGTAGAGGGAAAACGACAGCGCCTCGATGTCCTCGCGCTCGAGCGGGGTCACGAACGTCCGGCTGAGCTCCTCCGTCACCGTGTGGCGGATGCGCTTTTCGTTGCGGCGGGCCTGCACGAAGTCGTCCAGCGGTGCGCGTGAGCCATCGCTCACGGAGGCGATGCGTTTCAGATACGCGGAAAACAGATCCACGCTGACTTTCGCCTCGTGCGCACCCGACTCGAGCAGGTCAAAGAACTTGTCGTCTTTCCCCAGTAGCTTCTTGAGCGAGAACATAGGTCGGCGGCATTTTGAGAACGAAACCGCGCGCGCGGCGAAACAAAATTCCGGCTGGGGCGGCGCTGGCGCCGGATATTAGCGGGAAAACACGGGCATATCGGGTCGCGCGGGGCGCTGGCGCTGCGAGTGACTTGAATTCAGCCCTTTGCCGGGCGGCGGCGCCGGCGCGTGGCGTGAAGGCGGGGCGCCGCGGCGCGCTCAGCGGCCCATCCCGAGCGTGTGGCTCAGGTGCACGAGGCCGTAACCGAGCAGGCCGGTGATCGGCAGCGTGAGCACCCACGCCCAGATGATGCGTTCGACGACGCCCCATTTCACGGCGCTGAGCCGCTTGGTGGCGCCGACGCCCATGATGGAGGTGGAGATGACGTGGGTCGTGGAAACGGGGATACCGAGGGTGGCGGTGCCGTGCAGGATCAGGGCGGCGGTGGTCTCGGCGGCGAAGCCGTGCACGGGCTGCATCTTCACCATCTTGTGTCCCATGGTGCGGATGATGCGCCAGCCGCCGGCCGCGGTCCCGGCCGCCATGGTGAGCGCGCAGACGATGACGACCCAGTGCGGGATGTCCTTGAACTCCTGGATGCGCAGGAAGCCGGCCCAGTTGGGCAGATCCTTGAATGCGCCGGTGGAGGTGCCGGTGAAGAGCGCGAGCGTGATGATGCCCATGGTCTTCTGGGCGTCGTTGGAGCCGTGGCTGAAGCCCATGAAACCGGCGCTGAGGAGCTGGGCCTTGCCGAAGACGAGGCCGACGACGCGCGGGGTGACCTTGCGCAGCACGATGATGAGGAGCCACATCAGCAGCGCGCCACCGAGGAAGCCTACCAACGGCGAGGTGAACATCGGGAGGACCACCTTGGGCCAGAGGCCGACGGCCGCGCCCTTGGCGTTGGTCGTCGACCAGATGAGGACGCTCCAGTTGCCCCCGGCGGTGGCGAGGGCCGCGCCGCACAGGCCGCCGATCAGCGCGTGGCTGGAGCTGGACGGCAGGCCGAGCCACCAGGTGAAGATGTTCCAAACGATCGCGCCCATCAGCGCGCAGAACAGTGTGGTCATCGTGACCACCGTGGCGTCCACGAGTCCGCTGCTGATGGTCTTGGCGACCGCGGTACCCATCCACGCGCCGACGAGATTCCAGAACGCGGCCCAGAGGACGGCCTGGCGCGGCGTGAGGACCTTGGTCGAGACGACGGTGGCGATCGCGTTGGCCGTGTCGTGAAAGCCGTTGATGTACTCGAAGGCGAGCGCCGTCAGCAGGACCAGCAGGAACAGCGTCATGGCGAGGGCGCGGGCCGGCTCAGGAGTGTTTCAGGACGATCTGGACGACGATGTTGCCGGCGTTGCGGCAGCGGTCGACGGCCTGTTCGACCATCTCGTAGAGCTCCTGGAGGATCACGAGCTCCTTGGCGTCGTAGGGCCCGTTGTAGAGTTCCTTGAGCAGCCCGAGCATGACCTTGTCGGCCTCGCCCTCGGCGTACTGCAGGCGGTCGTTGGCCTCGCGGATCTTCTCGATGTGCGTGCCGCCGCGGAGCTGTTTCACCATGAACACGACCGCCTCGGCGGCCTGCATCATGAGCTCGGCCTGGCGGGCAAAGGCGGAGTGGGGCACGCGGCCCGGGTAGATGGAGAGCCGCTCCACGATCTTCTCGAGCTGCTTCGGGATGCGGTAGAGGGCGAAGGAGAGGGCCTCGATGTCCTCGCGCTCGAGCGGCGTGACGAACGTGCGGCTGAGCTCCTCGGTCATCAGGTGGCGGATACGCTTCTCCTTGCGGCGCGTCTGGACGAAGTCGTCGAGGGAGGCGTGGGATTCGTTGGACGCGATCCGTTTCAGGTAGGCGGAGAACAGGTCGACACTGGCCTTGGCCTCCTCCGCACCGGCTTCGAGCAGGTCGAAGAACTTGTCGTCTTTGCCCAGGAGCTTCTTGAGGGACAGCATGGAGATGCGGCCGACATAGAAGTGATTCCGGAAGGGGCGAAAGCAAAAATTCCGGGCGGGCGAAGGAATCTGGCGGACCCGCAGGGGAAGGAATCGGCGCGTCGCGGGCGGACGGGCGGCGGGCGTCGCCGGGTGGGGCTCAGCCGGCCTTGCCGCGCAGCCAGATCCAGAGGTGGCCGATGCGCTCGCGGACCGCGAGGGTGCTGCGCTCGAGCGAGTCGACGTTCCATAGGCAATCGCGCCAGTGGAAGTCGTTATAGGAAGCCATTTTATAATCGGTCGGGCAGGCGATGGCGTTCACGCCGGCGCTGCGGAACAGCGCCATGCTGCGCGGCATGTGCCAGGCGGAGGTGACGAGGGCGACGGGGGCGGGGCCGGCGAGTTTACGGACGGCGCGGGATTCGTCCTCGGTGTCGCGGGCGTGTTCGATGCGAACGATGCGGCCGGGGTCGACGCCGAGGGAGATGGCGGCGCGCTCTAGCATGGTGGCGTGGGTGGGGCGGTCGGGCAGGCGGGGATCGGCGGGGCCGCTGACGACGAGCCGGGCGTGAGGGAGGAAGCGGAGGAGTCGAACCGCCTCGGTGAGCCGCTGGAAGGCCGAGCCGGAGAGGCGGGTGAGCGCGGGGACGTCGGCGAGGTCGAGGTTGCCGCCGCCGAGGACAATGACGAACTGGCAGGAGGCGAGGGCGGGCGGGATGGCGGCGCCGGCGGTGACATCGGGCGCGGCCGGGTACTGCGTTTCGAGCGGTCGGATCAGCCAGGTGCTGACGAACCCGTTGCCGAGGACCAGGAGCAGGAGCACGGCGACAGTGAGAATCATCCGCCCCGCCCGCGCCCCGCGGCGGGTCCACAACAGCGCGACGCCCACCCCCAGCAGCGCGAAGCACGCCGGGATCGGCATCAGGACGTAAGCAATGACCTTCTTGAGCCAGAAAAACATCAGAGGGAGTGAGGAGTGAGAGTGAAAGTGGTCCGCGGCGGACCGCGGGAGTGAAAGTGGCCCTGCGGGAGTGAAAGTGAGAGTGGCCCCCGGGGGGAGAGTGAAAGTGAAAGGTGGCGGGCGACGGAGGATGAGCAGCCGGATGTCGGAGAGTGAAGGTGCTCGGACGACGGAGAGTGACAGGGCGGGGGAGCGGAGGGAAAGAGTGGGCGAGGCTGCGGGCGGAGAATGTCGGGCGCAGGATCAGGATGCCGGAGCGGGAGACTCAAGCGTACTCTCGGGTGGGTTTACCCGACGCCGCAGGCGCGGCGAACAGGGGTCGGGGTTCGGGCCGCAAGAGAGCGCAGAAGGCGCAAGATCCAAGGCATTCAACAGGAGGTCGCGGAGGCCGCAGAGATCGCTGCGCGCCGGGCTGAGCTGTGGAGAATAGTGGAGGCTCTCAGGGTGAAATCACTGCCGAGCACTTCGGCCATATACTCGTATGCATTCTATTGCTCCGAATGTCGGAAATAGAGACGCTGCACGAGGGCGGCGGCATAATGGAATGTGGAATCGTGCTCGCGCGCCGCCGGCCAGCATCGCCCACGTGCATGGTAGAGTGAGTGGCGAGGCAAAGAGATTCTAGCAACTAGGTCACAATATTTGTGCTAATATAATGCGAATATCTCAGCCGCCACGCAATTGCGGATTGAATAATGCCTAAGATTCTGAATGCTTCCGTGCAACCCCACCGCCCCCCGCGGCGAGCAGCATTAAACAATCGCCGTTCTCGCCTGCGCCATTGGGTTAACCACACCTCACGCGCGTCTCCCCGCCCGTTCGGTACTCATCCGACGTGCGCAGTCGGATGCTTCGTTCAAATTTATGAAAGCAATCTGTCGCATCTTCGCGGTCGGGATCAGGACTGCGATCCTCACTACCACTGTGTTGGCGGGTATGGCTAGTGCCTCCGGGCAAGTCCAGGATGCCGGAGCGGCGTGGAACGGGATCGTGAATGCGCTCCCGGGTAAGCAGACAGGTAAGGATAAGGGCGCGTCACATTCGACGGACTGGGCGACGCTCGCGTCGAAAGCCGCGGCGTACAGAAAGGATTTTCCAGGGAGCGCCAATGCACGGTCGGCGGAGGCGATCGAGTTAACCGCGTTGATCCATGTCGCGAAGGGAAAGATCACGAGCGCGACGCGTAAACGGGCCGAGGCATATATCGCGGACGGAGGTAACGCGGTTCGTGATCGCCTTGGGCTAGAGATCACCGTCGCCCAAGCCGACTTTGGGCAGGCACAGCATCTGTCGCGGTCAGAGCTGCTCAAAGCGCAGGCGGCGCATGCGCAGCGTCTTATGTCGGCATATCCGAAGGAACCAGAGGGGTATGGGTATCAGCTCTCGATTGCGAAAGCCGAGGAACCAGGGCGCGGGCGTGAATTGGCGGAACAACTGCTGAAGTCGGGCGCATCGGAGGCGATAAAGAAAGGC
The DNA window shown above is from Opitutus sp. ER46 and carries:
- a CDS encoding ATP-binding protein, with the translated sequence MLTLNLILLIALGACYLVARRRQRRLVESEQRRVRELAAQKEAFEATERTERARVEAVLDAMIEGLVVLDSERHIVLANRAAELMFGFSRMMAGGMLLEAIRHHEVDTLARRALAEPKPIEHEVRIERPEARILQISAVALHDRTGATTGAVLVFHDVTRLRRLESVRQDFVANVSHELRTPLSMIKSAAETLMDGGRDDPAITGRFLEIIDRHASRLTVLLDDLLLLSRLDSGRVGLDLRLVNVRTAVQESVDDAQILAQARSVTLANRVAGELVVQADPVRLRQVLGNLVENAIKYGRNGGAVEVTGRRVSSAMVEIAVRDDGPGIPVDAQPRIFERFFRVDKGRSREQGGTGLGLAIVKNVVQAHGGDVRVESTPGKGSTFFVTLPATEVAGQTNGVVKRGATT
- a CDS encoding inorganic phosphate transporter yields the protein MIFFLLVLLAALVFEYINGFHDAANAIATVVSTKVLTPRQAITLAATCDLIGAFMGTAVATTIGKGLVDTGVVTMATVFTALIAAIIWGLLTWWLALPSSSSHALIGGLCGSAVATAHDNWAVLKWSAIDASGHHIGLWPKVVLPMITSPVLGFVFGGLLMLLLTMALRKATPRIVGMIFGKAQLGSAAFMGISHGMNDAQKTMGIVTLALFTGTTAGVFNDLPAWAHFLHTPAFEIPKWVVFICAFTLAAGTSAGGWRIIRTMGHKMVKLQPVHGFAAETTAALVIHTASGIGVPVSTTHVISSSIMGVGATKRFSAVKWGLVGRIVWAWVLTLPVTGLLGYGLVHLLRATGIAQ
- a CDS encoding DUF47 family protein, with the translated sequence MFSLKKLLGKDDKFFDLLESGAHEAKVSVDLFSAYLKRIASVSDGSRAPLDDFVQARRNEKRIRHTVTEELSRTFVTPLEREDIEALSFSLYRIPKQVEKIVERISIYPGRLPHAALHRQAELMMQAAEAVEFMVKQLRGGTHIEKIREANARLQFAEGEADKVMLGLLKDLYNGPYDAKELVILQELYEMVEQAVDRCRNAGNVVVQIVLKHS
- a CDS encoding inorganic phosphate transporter, whose product is MTLFLLVLLTALAFEYINGFHDTANAIATVVSTKVLTPRQAVLWAAFWNLVGAWMGTAVAKTISSGLVDATVVTMTTLFCALMGAIVWNIFTWWLGLPSSSSHALIGGLCGAALATAGGNWSVLIWSTTNAKGAAVGLWPKVVLPMFTSPLVGFLGGALLMWLLIIVLRKVTPRVVGLVFGKAQLLSAGFMGFSHGSNDAQKTMGIITLALFTGTSTGAFKDLPNWAGFLRIQEFKDIPHWVVIVCALTMAAGTAAGGWRIIRTMGHKMVKMQPVHGFAAETTAALILHGTATLGIPVSTTHVISTSIMGVGATKRLSAVKWGVVERIIWAWVLTLPITGLLGYGLVHLSHTLGMGR
- a CDS encoding DUF47 family protein; its protein translation is MLSLKKLLGKDDKFFDLLEAGAEEAKASVDLFSAYLKRIASNESHASLDDFVQTRRKEKRIRHLMTEELSRTFVTPLEREDIEALSFALYRIPKQLEKIVERLSIYPGRVPHSAFARQAELMMQAAEAVVFMVKQLRGGTHIEKIREANDRLQYAEGEADKVMLGLLKELYNGPYDAKELVILQELYEMVEQAVDRCRNAGNIVVQIVLKHS
- a CDS encoding ElyC/SanA/YdcF family protein: MFFWLKKVIAYVLMPIPACFALLGVGVALLWTRRGARAGRMILTVAVLLLLVLGNGFVSTWLIRPLETQYPAAPDVTAGAAIPPALASCQFVIVLGGGNLDLADVPALTRLSGSAFQRLTEAVRLLRFLPHARLVVSGPADPRLPDRPTHATMLERAAISLGVDPGRIVRIEHARDTEDESRAVRKLAGPAPVALVTSAWHMPRSMALFRSAGVNAIACPTDYKMASYNDFHWRDCLWNVDSLERSTLAVRERIGHLWIWLRGKAG